The Aspergillus nidulans FGSC A4 chromosome VII nucleotide sequence GCCTGGTCCTATAACACCAGGGATCACGATGGCGGGTAGACGGTATTCAGGCAAACGCTGGCCTGAGCGCTTTGTATATCGAGTCGAGATGATATCAATCAGACGGCCACCGAGGTAGAAAGCCAGCACGGAGCCGATGAATCCAGAGAGCGAGAGCAGACCTAGGCTTCCCGCCGACCAGTTGTACGGAGGAGCAGTGAATGTTCTCGAAGCTGTCAGCTGGACAACGATGTTCCTGTTAGGGTTAGTCAACTGACGGCAGATATTTGGACAACTCTCACCATCCAACGGATATGCCAATGGCAAAAGCAGCCCACAAGAGCTGCGGGTATCCCACGTTCCAAACAATGTCGAGCAGCGTCCTAACAAACGAAGCATCAGGGTTATACCCCAACGTCAACGACATCCACTGCCATGGAGTCCTTCTGCCTGAACGGGGTCGATCTCGACGATACGTTGTCTCCCGCACTGTAAAGATAGCCGTCACAAAGACGACACCAACAGCGACGGCTAGAAAATAGCACATCCACCGCCAGTTCTCCTCTTGCACGAGGTACGCGTTGATCAACGGACCGATAAACAGACCGCTCGTAAGAGCGAGGTGGAAAACCATGAGGTAATGACCTCGGTCCTGAGGAGCAACCATATCCGACACCACTGCAGGCACGGTGGCGtctgctgccgccgccgcgaAGCCAGAGAGGATCCGCGACGAGAGCAGTTCGCCATAACTCGATGCACGACTGGACCATACATTCATCATacagagcagcagcatcgaCGTCAGGTATACTGGCCGCTTCCCCACCACTCGCATCAATGGAACCCAGAAGATATTTCCCAGACCAAACAGGAAGACGTTGAAGCACACCAACTCGCCGGCTTGGGTCTGGGAGACGCCGAATTCCTGAACAATGGCCTTTGTAGCCACTGTGAAGTTACTGCTATTGACATTGGCGAGGAAGGTATAGAAGCAGATGGTGAGGTACGTCGTCAATCTAGAGACCGTCGACCAATTCTGCTTCGGTCAGCGTGACTCCTATACTTGTATCCGCCATTTGCCCGCGCCAATAGCTAATATAGAATCACATACCTGAGGATCATTTGGATCGTATTCTTCAGTCTCTTTTGGGTCATAAGATATGGCTTTCTCGTCACCAACAGACTCGATATAGCTCGTCGAGGGCTTTGGCTCGGCCATGGTGCAAGGGTTGAAAGACGAAAAATCATTTGGGAAATTGAATCTGGTAGTTCTTAAACTGGACCATCACCTAAACCCCACCTCTCCACGTCTGGGGATGGGGTTCAGTGTATTCGACTCCATACTGCAGATCTGTAGCGTATGAGTAGGGATTTCCGTAAGGAATTGCCGGTGGAGTCGGTTTATCCGAGTCGATCGCCGAGGGCAAATGCTTATCCTGTCAGCAAGGACCGGCTATTCCGATGAACTCTAGTAAGGACTATTACAAGTACTACATGTTATTTCCAGCCGTCAGCCGCAAGAATATCATAATCGCTCATTGATCACGCTGAGGTTAGGTCCTTCTTAGAAAAGTCGTGTCCAGGTCCATTGCACGAGAGCCTGCACTTAGCAGAGAGGCCAGGCTGCCAAATTGGCATGTTCTCAAGGGGTTTGATGCAGCAAGGCAGCGGGGTACACTGCTTCACACTGACTCGTGCACGGCGAAAAATTATCCGGTTTCGGCTGCCCCTAGCTTTCTGTCAGTTGCGGCCGATAGTTCGACCATTATCAAGACGACGTAATGGTGGGCTCCTGGGCTGAAGCGCCCAGAGCGGAGACTGACACACACAGTTCGCCTTTCCCGTGGCTGGAACCAGACAGTCAAATGCAATGGGCGCTGCTCAATTCGTATTGCCTTTCGTTCCCTGACCCACCAACTAGCGGGCTACCGACATACAATCGCCATCTTGGCGGTGTCAAAAACATGGGATGGATACATTTAAGGATATATTTCAACGGCTACCTGCATATCGAATTTACGATCAAAGCGAACTCGTGATACTCGATCGGGTTATGGTTGAATGAGTTTATGGCCGGCATGGCGACGGATGGGATAATGCAAGGTGTCGACATCTCCGACCACAAACTCGTCCGATGACTTGGCTGCTTGATCGGAATAAGAAAGGGTGAGGGAGACTGCTTGGCTTGAATCAGTGATAATTTCGTGGCATACTACTGGCAGGCTGCCCACTTGGCAGGCAACGCCGCTTGAGACTCATTTTCCGGGCAATCACTCGGATCCAGACCCGGCCATGTATGTGAATTGCGACGGGAGATTGTGCCAAGATCAGTCTCAATGACCGGGGGTATCCCTTAGCATTGTCATAGCTAGTAAGGTCTTGGACTAGCACATGGGTGGTTCATTACAAGTGGTGTGAGGACGAGCGGATAGACTTGGGATCGAATAGTTGGCTGCCGTCTAGACTCTGATATTGTCCAAGTACCTCCTAGGGAGGCCGTCCCGCCGCTTTGCCATTCAGGGATGAGAGGATATTAATATGATAGGCATTGGTGACATCGACGTCGGTCGCATGACGGCAGCTAATCTCGCGGTCCTCGGCGGATCTCGCCATCACTGTTGATTCCCCAGAGGTTACGTCTTAATTCTTTCCATTGTCTATCTCGGCAGGGGGAGCAGTTCGTCCGTGCACCTTTTTGTCGACGGATGTCTTTGACTAGCACCTGATGCGTTTCCCGGAAAACACTAGGGTCTGCCGCTGTATATGGCAGGTGGTGGCATCGACTCCAGCGTGAACATTGCTACTACGATCTCAGCAAGTCTGGGGAGATTTGACAAATTCTTTTCGGTTTGGAGATGTCGCCATACTGTATGGCACAGTCAAGACCCCTATTCGCGTCTGCCTTAGAGTTTCTTACAATAACGCCTCTATGTGCAGGTGACTATTGTTATTTTCGACATTTGGCGTGTCAGCGTCCAGTATGAGCATAGGCAACCACGCGGCTGCTGGAAATTACAGATTTTTCATAGGTATTTCTTAGATAGGGTCATTCAAAGGCAATCATAACATAGACGCCCCTTTCCCTTGGGAGATTACCCGCATCGAGAAAGTGTCACCATAGTATGTGAACTTGAGACGCCGAGAAGCGACACTTTAAATTTAGAAAGCGAAAAGCCATCGCTGCCGGTGTTTGTAGACGGACAAGGAAGTATACAATTCTAAGAATTGGGGAGCCTCGATCTAAACCGCACAAGGAAGTATACCGTCATCATTCTCTGTGGACAGTTTAAGATAAACGCCGGCACATTGAGACGGCAAAACAAATCAAGTCACGCATCTAAACATTTGATTCATTGGGAACGCATCCGCGCAGACCAATAACCGAAGAGACGGCTTCTCATCACAAGCAGCGCTCCAAGATTGCTCCTCAATCCATTAATCCGTTAGCGGCCCTTGCGGAGATTACAGTACATACTCGCTAGCAACGTCATTATGCAATAGTCTCGCACAACCAGGATCTTGTCCATACAGTAAGAATAGAACTAACAGTTTGAAAGACTCTACTAGCCCTAGGGGACTCAAACTCCCCCACTACCCTCTTAGGCCGGAGACCACCACTGTTCACTCCTAGTGAAGTGATTCAGCTGACTATCTAATGTTATAACCGAAGTCTCCTTAGGCAAACTGTCTCTTATTACGGCATCTGCGTGCCAGCGATACTCCAGCACGTTGCTCTGGACATATACAGATTCCTTTCTGCCGAACAATCCAGCTTTCATCTGCAGCCATTGCCGATTGACTTCATGACCGCATCGCCCGTACCTATTGTCGTTTAGAGCCGTCTGCTTCACTGAAAGTAGCCCCGCCCAAGACGGACTACGCAGCGGACAGATATGCATAGGCCGTGCTCAAGCTTAACTTGAGCTAGCTACCTTCCTGTAGATCCAGGAGATCAATTCTCAATATACCTCGCATTGGGTTTCCTCGTTTAAACGACAGCTCtcaaaaagaaaagcctggaaaaacaaaagaagTTAGCAGCTATGGTATCATCGGCACACAGTCCTTCAAACTCCCAATAGGGTCGATCCCCTACGCCTCAGTATATTGCAGAGGTACCAGGCCGGTCTCTAGGTTGGAAGTGGCCCAAAGGATTGATTTGAGCTTCGAAGGCTAATCAGTCGACCAAGCCGGATCAGACCTCCGAAAACTGGAATATGATGTTCGAGGGTGGGTAAGAAGAGCCAATATAATGCGCCCAGAATGGTTAACCCACCATGGCTTGAACATCCGTCCGTCCATAGAGAGCCGGAGGACTTCGGCGTATGAGCTCCTCAGATGATCGAACGCGATCACCGAGCTCAGTTCGTCCAGTCAGTCAGCTTGAACAACCTAAGGAAGTTTCCTGCGAATTTGTCAGCATTTTAACCTATACCAGATCTGCTCGTTCCATCCGCATCGTGATTGTTGttgcttattatttttaaAATACCTCGGCCAATGATATTCACCAATGAATCCTGATAGCCTTCTCTGAGAGCGAAGCTTGGGTAAAATTACCCAGGGTAAAAAAGCTAGTCTACCAGGCAGCGGATTTAGGCGTACAGCCTGCGATATACGGAAGATAAGGAGTTTAATACATGTTTTATATTAACCGGCCTGTGTATATATTATTCGGTGCTTCGTTTAATCGTCACGTGCTGCCAGCTTTCTGCCCCCAGAAATCTCGGCGGCCTCACCAAGTCAATTTCCCGCCATCATCCCGTTCTTATTCCACAAACTTTAACTATGGCAACGATGAATGGGTAGCTAACTCATTCACTATAAATCGAACTATTGATTCAGAAAGTGGATAAGACTGTGCACGGGCACAACCCCGCCCCCGAACAACGCCGATGTGGCGAAGTTGCTCCTGCCACTGCGGGTGGCCCAGCGGATGCTTTATCCTTGATTAGCGCGACGATCTTCCAGCACTGGCAGAGTATTGATCTGACCGGCCTCAGATCGTGGGCTGTAGCCTTTTGTCCTGTATCGCTTGTCTTGCCGCTGACAAGCTGACGGGGAGCTGTCCCATAGACAGCATTTCATCTGCCAGGCAGACGCGGTTCGAAGAAATATGGAATACCCCTGGCATAGTGATTCTAAGGTTGCCTGGTACCTGGGTTTCATGCTGGACTTTTAGCCTGAAACACGATCTGCTCGGCATGTGGCCAGATATAGTTGAGGCTAGGCCACTAACCGTCCTCTGATCGATCTGCGCTCTTGGTAGATTGTCAGTGCATATGCGGATTATCGGTGCATGCATGGCTTAATACGTTTTGGGAAGTGCAGCTTGGTATGACCGTCTCCTTATCAGGAACAGACATGGTTCTTCGCTGGGTGCCTGACTGACATTAAATTTAGGTGTAAGCTTTCTGCTTCGTACTTTCGATCGCTCGCACTATTGATCAAGCAGCCATGCTACGTAGGATTTTGGCGACCGCGCACGTTTTCGATCCAGCCGTATCGATTCCCAAGCGTCAAGGCGATCTATTCTATTGATTTTAGTTAATGTCCTGCGTAAGACTGCCTTCCCTTTTGGGATTCTATCAGAAATCAAGGCTCTGAGAACAGGTTCTCCCGTGCAGATGAATACAGTCGTCAGTAGGCTAGCATAATCATCATGAAGATCAGCTTGGCTGGTATGAATGTTCTCGGAGCTGCTCGGATTGCCATAGCATATAAGGATGCCTAGCTACGCTTTTCATGAATGTTCATCAGAAGCTTTCTTGCCTCAGTTTTTATCTTATTCTTTGTCCTCCGCGTATCCTGCACTGCAAGTAAACATTATCATGTCTGAAACCACCCCTCAAACTGGTCGTACTACATCAGCCTCTTGGGCTGACGACCCGATTGCCATAGTCGGCGTCGGGCTGCGTCTGCCAGGCTCTATTAGAACGCCCCAGCAGTTCTGGCAGTTTCTGGTCAACAAAAGGAGCGGTCGTTGTCGAGTGCCTGCGGACCGTTACAATGTGGACGCTTTCCATGGTCCGAAGGGAAAGCTTGGTCATgtctgtacagagtacggGCACTTCCTTGACGTCGACCTGGCGGCTGTTGACAGCTCTTTCTGGTCAATCCCGCCAAAGGagctgctccttcttgaCCCTCAGCAGCGGTTGCTGATGGAGGTAGTTTATGAGTGCCTAGAAAGTAGCGGCACTGCTGCTTACAGAGGCAGAGACATTGGTCTATATATAGGTGCACTTGGCGAGGACTGGATGGACATTCAAACCAGAGATCCACAAGGGCTAGGAATGCACTGTGTCGCGGGCTATAGCGACTTTGCGCTCTCGAACCGACTATCAAAGGAGCTTGGTCTCACTGGCCCAAGCATGACTATCCGGactgcttgctcttcttcaatgaTGGCTTTACATGCGGCCTGTCAGGCGCTCTATACAGGGGAGTGCTCATCCGCCGTCGTTGGCGGCTGTAATCTCATCCTCTCACCGCGCATGACAACAACTATGTCCGAACTCGGTGTGATGTCGCCAACTGGAGACTGTCGGTCTTTTGATGCACGAGCTGATGGCTACGCGCGTGGTGAAGCAGTTAACGCCATCCACATCAAGCGTCTCTCCCACGCGCTCCGGGACGGCGATCCGATCCGATCTGTCATTCGCTCTGTCTGCATTAACTCGGATGGACCGAGATCTCCTGTGTTTATACCCAGCCCGGAGAGCCATGAGCTTCTCATCCGTCGTTGTCACCAGCTGGCTGGTATTTCAGACCTCTCGCAAACGGCCATGATCGAGTGTCACGGGACTGGGACGAAGGTGGGTGACGTCCAGGAAGGAAGGGCCGTCGCGAACGTGTTCGGTGATATTGGGGGAGTTCTAATAGGATCAGTAAGAGGAATACGCGCTTGAGGCTGCATTCTGGCTAACCACTCCAGGTAAAACCTAACCTTGGGCATAGCGAGGGAGCATCAGCCCtaaccagcatcatcaaaatGACGTTGGCCTTGGAGAACCAAACGATCCCCCCGAACATCAATTTTTCAACACCAAATCCGAAGAGTAAACTCCCTCTTGCTGATTTAAAAGTATCTGCTAATTTAATATAGTTCCATTTGGACCTGCTTGCCTTCGTGTTCCCGTGGAATGTGAGCCGTGGCCGAAAGACAAAGCGGAGCGTGTTGGACTCAACGGATTCGGAATCGGGGGAGCTAATGGACATGTGGGTGTATTGATGGCATTAAGAGGCTTCCAACTAATCTGCTATTAGGTTCTCCTAGAGTCCGCTAGGTCTTTTCTGGGAACATTTGTGAATGAAGCCCCCAGTGGCTGCACTCCCCAGCTGCTAGTCTTTTCAGGAACCCACCCAGAAACAGTGAAGCGCAACATCTCACTCAGTTTGGATTTTCTAGCCAAAAACCCTGCTAAGGTTGCGGATGCTAGCTACACTCTAGCATGCCGCCGCCGTATACTCCCCAATCGGGCATTTGCTGTGGGCTGCCTGGACTCCTGGGACGTTTCACCCGTGCGAAAGGCAGGTCCCGCAGACCTTGTCTGGGTCTTCCCGGGCCAGGGAGCGCAGTATCCTGAAATGGGTTTGAAACTAGTTACCGGTAATGCCATTGCCAGAGATACAATACGGAGTTTGGACGAAGTGTTGGATCTCATTGATGCCGGTAGATCCTGGACTCTTCATGGTGGGCTTCCTTCTATGAGATGTCATTTGGATGCTAATCACCATCAGACGAGCTGCTTCGACCGGAACCCTCTTCAAGGCTATCGCAAGCCAAGTtttctcagccttgctgCACGGCTATTCAAATTGCTCTTATCAATGTGCTCAAATCTATGAACGTCAAGCCCTCTGCCGTGGTTGGCCACTCAGCTGGCGAGATTGCCGCCGCGTATGCTGCGGGTGCACTGACTGCTGCCGAAGCGATGGCTATAGCATATCAAAGGGGCAATATAGCAGAGAGAGTGGAAGGTTCTGGAGGCATGATTGCTGTTAGCTTGAGCCGAGAGCAGGTCTCCCCGTTCTTGACTGATCAAGTTACAGTCGCATGTGAGAATAGTTCAAGGAACATTACCCTAAGTGGAGACTCAGCCGCCTTGGATGATGTAGTTGAAAAACTACAGTGCACCTATCCTGAGGTCACGACTAAGCGATTGGGAGTGAATTGCGCGTACCATTCTGGTCAgtatctatatatatttctgggGAGTAAGCTAACACTTTATAGAGCACATGAACATAGTGAAAGACGAGTACCTAGACCGACTTGTAGCGTTGAAGGTGAAACAACAGCCTCTATCCACAACATTTGTTTCCTCTGTGACAGGAAAAAGCGTCGAAAATGCGGGCGACCTTGACACTGAGTACTGGTGTCGCAACCTCGTCTCTCCCGTGCTGTTCTACTCAGCCGTTAAGGACACCATTGCGGCCCTGCCTAACCCAGTCTTTCTCGAGATTGGACCACATTCAGCTCTATCTGGCCCTTTGCGCGATATTTCGCCGTCGACTCCCTATATTCCGACCTTGGTACGGGGAATCAGTGCAAATACCTCTATCCTCCGCACCGTAGGACGGCTGTTTCAGTTTACAGAAATTGACCTGTCCGGCCTGGTCACTGGCAGCGTCTTAACAGATCTGCCGCCGTACCAGTGGCAATACGATAGACGCTTCTGGTCTGAATCACGAGTCTCACGAAATTGGCGATTCCGtcaacatcctcatcacGATATACTTGGGTCTCAGATTCCAGACGGCAATGAGATGGAGCCTCTCTGGCGGTCTCTAATTCATCTTGACAGTGTTCCATGGCTTCGAGACCATGTCATTGACGGGAAGACGGTCTTCCCGAGGTCGTCTTATATCTCAATGGCAGGCGAAGCGATTCGTCAGCTGACAGGGAGCTCCGATGTTTCGCTACGGCGCGTATCTTTTCTTGAAGACATTACATTCGATGGAAAGCACCCCACTGAAGTCTTGACACAGTTTCGACCCATACAAGGTACCGAATGGTATGACTTCACACTCACGAGCCAGTTTGAAGGCAAGTGGACAAAGCTCTGTATGGGACAAGCTCGACGAGGCTATGATCTCCCTTCCGATATCAAACAGCTGTGCCCAGGACACAGAAAAGTAAAACCAGAGACCTTCAACCGTGCAATGGAAAGGCTAAGGATTATCTATGGGCCCCGATTCCGCGCTTTGGATCGAATTGCAGTTAATGCCACAGCTCCAGAAGCAACGGCTGAGATCACCGAGAGGCACGAGAGACAGGAAAGTCACTACATTGTTCATCCATGCACGACTAGCTCTATCTTCCAACTGCTCACGATTGCCAAGGCCAAGGGCCGGAATTTTGATCATTCATTTGTACCCACATATATCGAAGAGGTCTATGTTACAGCATCGACTGGTTCTATTAGTGCCCAGTCCATTATCACAGCCACCCAGAACCGAACCTTCTCCGGTGACGCTGCAGGATTTTGCGGTGGTAGCCTTGTTTTTTTCATGCGTAATATCCGACTCATGCCAACGGAAAATCGCTATGACCGAGGCCTTGATCCCCATGCTGGGGCGCGACTGGTTTGGCAGCCAGACATTGACAAGGCACACTTGGCTCGTCTTATACGGCCGCATTGCGATAAGTCAATACTGGAGAATCTATTTCTGGTTGAGGAGCTTGCCTTGGCTTGCATCATTGAAAGTGAACAGCAAACGCGCAGCAGCAAAGCGCTAGCGCATTTTGCAAGATATAGCGAATGGCTGAGTCTGCAACGGCAGCGTGCCGAACAAGGCAACTATGACCATGTCAAGTCATGCCAGGCTATCGCATCAATGCCCTCTAAAGACCGGGGGAACCATATTAAGGAGCTTTATCAGAAAGCGCTCATGACCCCGGTGCAACATGTGGCCACCGCCGTTATGCGCATATACCATGAAACTACCACCCTCTTTGCCGGTCAGGTTGATCCCTTGAGTATTTTGATGAAAGATGACTTGCTATCAGCAATCTATGGGTTCAACCTCTGCGACTTTGCTGATTTCTTCCGGGTGATCGCGCACAACCGACCCTGTATGCGGGTATTGGAGATTGGAGCAGGGACCGGTGGGATAACTGCTACGATCTTGCCAGCGATGCATACTCCTCACGGAGAACGACTCTATCACAGCTATACATATACTGATATCTCATCTGGATTCTTCGAGCGCGCCCAAGAGCGCTTCCGTGCATACAAAGGTGTCGACTACCGGGTACTGGACATCTCAGTCGACATAGCTGCGCAGGGGTTCGATGCGCCTTATGATTTGATTATCGCGTCTAATGTGCTTCACGCCACTCCAAACCTTCAGCAAACACTTGCTAATGTGAAAGCCTTGCTAAAACCCGGCGGGAAACTCTTCCTACAGGAACTTGCACCCACCACCAAATGGGTAAACTATATCATGGGCACGCTCCCTGGCTGGTGGCTCAGCAATGATGACCGTCCATGGGAACCATACGTGTCGCCGAAACGATGGGATGCAGAGCTTCGCGCTGCCGGGCTGTCTGGGGCCGATACCGTTGTTCATGATGGCCATATGAATGCTCATATTGTTTCATCCTTGCCAGAACTTCGGAGTGAGAGGAACCGACAAGTTACTGTCCTTTGTAAACCTGGTTCTGAGCACTTGAACTCTGTCATCGCCTACCTCCATACTCGGGATTTCGTAACTGATACCCGTCATCTTGGGGAGGAACTGCCCAACAATCAAATGGTTATATCATTACTGGAACTGGACGGACCACAACTACACGCAATGAATGAGACAGAATACCTGAATTTGCGGGATCTGATCACATCTCTTGACCAAAAGACAATGCTGTGGGTAACTAGAACATCCCAGGTGGCATGTTCAGACCCACGGTACGCGGCGACACTTGGGCTCTTGAGGACTGCTCGCAGGGAGCTTGGACTTACAGTGGCTACGCTGGAGGTGGATACCTTGGATGTAAAGGCAATTGACGCCATTGCTGAGGTGACCGAACGTGTCCTACGTCTTGAGACCACCTCCTCGCTTGATCCCGTCTTGGAATACACTCACGCGTACGGCACCCTGATGGTTGGTAAATATTATCCGGCAATTGTGAGTGAGGAGCTTTTGGATAGGGCGGCCTCTGACCAAACGGCAGCGGTGCTTCGAACCAGTCCCCGAAATATTGAAACTCTCACCTGGGAACGCATGTCACTGGAGATATCCGCACCTGTTGAGGACTGGGTCCTGGTGGAGACGCGGGCTGTTGGCATGAATTTGAAGGATCTCCTGGTAGTCAATGGCACCCTTGATGCTGCTCTGGGCAGTGAATGTGCTGGGACGGTTCAGCGCGTTGGTCCTGGAGTCAAGAACCTGCGCGCCGGTGATCGAGTAATGGTGCTATCACCTAACTCTGGAGTCATGGCGACGAAGTTTGTCACGAGTGAGAGGCTCTGTGCGCGCATGGCCCGTAATTTGAGCTGGACTGAGGCAGCTACGATACCCTTCGCCTTCGCAACGGCATTTTACGCGCTGATCGATGTAGCCCGCTTGAAGTATGGCGATGTATGTCattcttcatcttttctTCGCCCGTCAAACTGTGCTAATCGAAACTAATAGTCTGTCCTCATTCATCATGCCTGCAGTGAGATCGGAACGGCTGCTATTCAAATTTGTCGCATGATTGGAGCCAAGGTAAGTTCCCTTCGAATGCCATGTCGGGCTTACTGACGATCTAGTTCTATTGCACTGTCGCGAAAAGGGCAGATGAAGATTATCTGCTACAGCTGGGGATACCCAAAGAGCGTATCTTTTCCTCCAGGAATAGCACCTTTGTTCGTGATCTCATGGTTCCGACCGCGGGCCTTGGAGTTGATGTCGTACTAAATACTCTTTCTGACAATCTATTCCACGCCTCGTGGCAGTGCGTCGCCGAATTTGGCGTCCTGGTAGACTTGCCACAAGGCGAGTTCAACAAGCAGCTACCAATGGAAGCCTTTGAGGGAAACCGTTCTTTCTGTGCGGTCAATCTGTCCCAGGTTGCTGCAAAACGACCGGAGACAATTCAAGGGTGAGGATTTTGGTCCCCAAGCAATCAAATTATCTGCTAATAGATGCTAGATTGCTTCGTCGGTGCATGCACCATTACGCTTTGGGCGAACTGACTCCGTTGCAGCTACAGGAGTTCCCAGCTGAAAAGGCACAAGATGCATTCAAGTCTATGAAAGAGGGTAAGACTGGAAAAGCCGCTATTATCATGCCTGAAGAGTCGTCTTCGCTGCCTGCTTGCTTTAGCCGCAGAGAACCGTCCTTCCGTAACGACGCCATACACTTGATTGTTGGCGGACTCGGTGGGCTTGGTCGCTCGGTCAGCTCATGGATGGCTTCTCATGGTGCACGtcattttgttttcttttcacCCTCTGCAGCCAGTAAAGAAAATGATGACTTCGTCTTGGAGCTTCGCGCTCAAGGCTGCCGCCTCGACCTTGTCTCAGGTGATATCAGTAACCCTGAAGATGTCGACATGCTCATCAAAGGCCTCGATGAGAATATTCCCATCGCCGGTGTAATGCAAGCTTCTATGGCGCTCGAAGTGACCTCTTTCGCCACTATGTCCTTCGCTCAATGGCAAGCAGCATTTGCACCAAAGTGTCAAGGAACCTGGAACCTGCACAACACCCTGCTCAAATACAGCCGCAAGACAGACtatttccttctcttcagctcaTTGTCTGGCCTCATTGGGCAAACTGGGTATGCCAACTACGCAGCTGGAAACGCTTTCCTCGATGCGTTTGTGCAGTACCGGCACTCACTTGGCTTGCCTTGCTCTGCAATCAATATTGGTGTTATGGAAGATGTGGGATATGTTAGCGAGCAGACACATGCCATCGACCACTTCGTCGCTACGTCGACGTATACTCTTCAAGAACGCGATCTCCATGATGCGGTTCAATTAGCGATTGACAAATCCTCACCGGTTGGAACGACAACCAGGAACGGACCTGCCCAGCCCACATATGTCAATGAAAGTCAGTTGCTCATCGGTTTGCGTAGTACAGCGCCGCTGGATTCTCCCAACAATCGAACGTCCTGGAGGCGGGATCCGCGCATGGCCCTCTATCACAACCTGAACCAGTCGGCTGCCAAAAGCGCATCTGAAAAGACCACTGATACTGCCGATGATCAGATTCTCGTATGCTTTCTTGAGCAACTCAAGGGGGAACctgatatccttgacaaaCCCGAGTCGATTGACCTCCTGAGTACAGAGATTGGTAAGACTCTCTTCAGCTATATGCAGCGTGATCGGTCCAACTTGGATCTGGATGTTCCACTGCCATCCCTAGGAGTGGACTCCCTGCTCGCAATCAAGATGCGCAACTGGTTCCAACGGAAAATCGGGGTTGATATTGGCGTAGTGCAGATACTGAATAGTGGAAGCTTGCGGGATCTAGGAAGAATTACTGCAAAGGCTATAGCAGGACTGCGGATTGCAGAGTCGACAGTGTCAGTTGC carries:
- a CDS encoding uncharacterized protein (transcript_id=CADANIAT00007956), giving the protein MAEPKPSTSYIESVGDEKAISYDPKETEEYDPNDPQNWSTVSRLTTYLTICFYTFLANVNSSNFTVATKAIVQEFGVSQTQAGELVCFNVFLFGLGNIFWVPLMRVVGKRPVYLTSMLLLCMMNVWSSRASSYGELLSSRILSGFAAAAADATVPAVVSDMVAPQDRGHYLMVFHLALTSGLFIGPLINAYLVQEENWRWMCYFLAVAVGVVFVTAIFTVRETTYRRDRPRSGRRTPWQWMSLTLGYNPDASFVRTLLDIVWNVGYPQLLWAAFAIGISVGWNIVVQLTASRTFTAPPYNWSAGSLGLLSLSGFIGSVLAFYLGGRLIDIISTRYTKRSGQRLPEYRLPAIVIPGVIGPGGLLIFGLCIAHQVHWIGAAVGYAMQAFGVAAISNVAVTYCLDCYKPLTGEALVIIFVIRNTIGMLLSLYAADWITQQGPAAVFGEMTAIQAASILLAIPLFSWGGPLRAWTSRYGPMKRFMSAGENRCL